Sequence from the Cellulomonas fimi ATCC 484 genome:
CCCGGCAGCTCCCTCGACCTCACCGACCCCGAGACGATCGACAGGCTGGGGTACGTCGCGTACTGGGACGCGGGCTACACCCACGAGGACGGCGAGAAGCTGGCCGCGCTGTGGGAGGTCGACGTCTACGAGGCGAAGGTGACCGCGGGCCGCATGCTCTTCGCGGGCCAGACGCTTCCGGTGCCCCCGAGCGGCACGCCGGCGTCCTGAGCACGGGTCGGCGGCGCGATCAGGGACCGCAGGTGGACGGGCTGACCTGGCGCACCGGGTTCGAGGTCGAGCTGCTCGCGCCCGCGGGCTCGGACCGGCTCGTGCTGGCCGAGCGGATCGCCGCCGACCACGGGGGCCGCGTCGACCGGTCGTTCCACACCGACTCCGAGCCCTCCCCGGTGCCGGGCGTCGACCTGTTCCGCCACCTGTCCCCCGCGTTCGACGTGCGCGACGCGTCCGGCGCGCCCGTCGCCCGGCTCGTCGACGACGTGACGATCCGCGCGGACCTCGACGGCACGGGCGCGCGGGGTCACCGGGGCTGGTACCGGGTGCTGAGCGACGACGCCCGGCTGCTGCGGCTCGTCGAGCGGCACGTCGACCCGGCGGCGCCGCTCGCGTCCGTGCTGGACCCGGTCGCGGCGCTGTTCGGGGTCACGGCGGACGTGCGCACCGGCTCGGCACGCGTGAACGACACCTCCGGGGCGACGGTCGCGGTCGTGCTGCCGCTGCCGCCGGGGCGCGAGCGCCCGTGCGAGGTCGTGACGCCGCCGCTCGTCACGGGGCACCGCGCCGCGCTGGCCGCGCTGCTGGGTCCGGCGCGGGAGCTCGGCTTCACGGTCCCGCACGAGGCGGCCGTGCACGTGCACGTCGACGCGGGGCCGTTCCGCACGCCGACCGCGTTCGCGAACGTCGTCGACCTGTTCACGCACTGGCGCGAGCCCCTGCGGGCGGCGCTCGGCACCAACCCGGCCTGCCGTCGCCTCGGCCCGCTCCCGCCCGAGGCGGCCGCCCTCGCGGCCCGGGTGCGCGGCGACGACCCGCCGACCTGGGAGGCGCTCGCCGCCGAGGCGCGTCGGGCGGGGCTCACGAAGTTCGCCGACGTCAACCTCACGCAGCTCGTCGCCCAGCGGCCCGTGCGCGACACGGTCGAGGTCCGCGTGCTGCCCGGCTCGATCGACGAGGACGCGATCGTGCGCGCCGCCGGGCTCGTCGAGGCGCTGCTCCGGCGCTGCCTCGACGACCGCCCGCTCC
This genomic interval carries:
- a CDS encoding amidoligase family protein; its protein translation is MDGLTWRTGFEVELLAPAGSDRLVLAERIAADHGGRVDRSFHTDSEPSPVPGVDLFRHLSPAFDVRDASGAPVARLVDDVTIRADLDGTGARGHRGWYRVLSDDARLLRLVERHVDPAAPLASVLDPVAALFGVTADVRTGSARVNDTSGATVAVVLPLPPGRERPCEVVTPPLVTGHRAALAALLGPARELGFTVPHEAAVHVHVDAGPFRTPTAFANVVDLFTHWREPLRAALGTNPACRRLGPLPPEAAALAARVRGDDPPTWEALAAEARRAGLTKFADVNLTQLVAQRPVRDTVEVRVLPGSIDEDAIVRAAGLVEALLRRCLDDRPLPRPDRGVASGAESALLDLAGAPHR